A single genomic interval of Saccharospirillum mangrovi harbors:
- a CDS encoding TRAP transporter large permease subunit, producing MGEILALVMFFAIIGILMFGFPVAFSLAGTSLIFAVIAHAFGALDLSNLSSLAPRYMGILLNEVLVAVPLFIFMGMMLERSGIAQGLLITMGRLFGNLRGGLGISVIVVGALLAASTGIIGATVVTMGLLSLPAMLKAGYKTPLATGVITASGTLGQIIPPSTVLIFMGDMLAGINAQVQMSLGNFAPKPVSVGDLFAGAFVPGLLLVAIFIGYMIFKAITDPESCPALETDAEDRARLGRDVITTLVPPLLLIIAVLGSILGGIATATESASVGAVGAMVLAAFHRKLTYRNLREVMFATANTTAMIFIILIGATVFSLVFRMMGGDDLVHDFLNALPGGKLGAIIFVMLLMFLLGFILDTFEIIFMVLPITAPILLTMGVDPVWLGVIVAVNLQTSFLTPPFGFALFYLRGVAPKTVATTDIYKGAVPFVLMQVIVIAILVAFPGIVTWLPNLLYG from the coding sequence ATCGGCGAAATCCTCGCCCTGGTCATGTTTTTCGCCATCATCGGTATTTTGATGTTTGGCTTCCCGGTCGCGTTTTCGCTGGCCGGTACATCGTTGATTTTTGCGGTCATCGCACACGCCTTCGGCGCGCTGGATTTATCGAACCTGTCGAGTCTGGCACCGCGGTACATGGGCATATTGCTCAACGAAGTTCTGGTGGCGGTGCCGCTGTTTATCTTTATGGGGATGATGCTCGAGCGTTCCGGCATCGCTCAGGGTTTGCTGATCACCATGGGCCGTTTGTTCGGCAATTTGCGCGGCGGTCTGGGTATTTCGGTGATTGTGGTTGGGGCGCTGCTCGCCGCATCCACCGGCATCATCGGCGCGACCGTGGTGACCATGGGTTTGCTGTCGTTGCCGGCCATGTTGAAAGCCGGTTACAAGACGCCATTGGCGACGGGCGTGATTACCGCGTCCGGCACTCTGGGGCAGATTATTCCGCCATCAACCGTGTTGATTTTCATGGGCGATATGCTCGCCGGCATCAACGCTCAGGTGCAGATGTCACTCGGTAATTTCGCGCCCAAGCCGGTATCGGTTGGCGACCTCTTCGCTGGCGCTTTTGTGCCCGGTTTGTTGCTGGTGGCGATCTTCATCGGCTACATGATTTTCAAAGCCATCACCGATCCGGAATCCTGCCCGGCGCTGGAAACCGATGCGGAAGATCGCGCACGTCTCGGCCGCGATGTCATCACCACGCTGGTGCCGCCGCTGTTGTTGATCATCGCCGTGCTCGGTTCCATTTTGGGCGGCATTGCGACGGCGACGGAATCGGCATCTGTCGGTGCCGTCGGCGCTATGGTTCTGGCCGCTTTCCACCGCAAACTCACCTACCGCAATTTGCGCGAAGTGATGTTCGCCACCGCCAACACCACGGCGATGATTTTTATCATCCTGATCGGCGCCACCGTATTCTCGCTGGTGTTCCGCATGATGGGCGGTGACGATCTGGTGCACGATTTCCTCAACGCCCTGCCCGGCGGAAAACTCGGCGCCATCATCTTCGTAATGCTGCTGATGTTCCTGCTCGGCTTTATTCTCGATACCTTCGAAATCATCTTTATGGTGTTGCCGATCACCGCGCCGATTCTGTTGACGATGGGCGTCGATCCGGTCTGGCTGGGCGTTATTGTCGCCGTGAATTTGCAGACCAGTTTCTTAACACCGCCGTTCGGTTTCGCGCTGTTTTATTTGCGCGGCGTGGCACCGAAAACGGTCGCGACTACCGACATTTATAAGGGCGCTGTTCCGTTCGTGTTGATGCAGGTGATAGTGATTGCAATCCTGGTAGCCTTTCCCGGCATCGTCACCTGGCTGCCGAATCTGCTCTACGGTTGA
- a CDS encoding TRAP transporter small permease subunit encodes MKYLALMVRSLCHLNRLLGQVFSWFTLAIVLVCFTVVVLRYIFSIGFVWMQDLYVWLNGAMFMGIAGYTLLREGHVRVDVFYRTAPKTRRAWIDIGGALIFITPFIFTIVHYSTPYVLRSWSFMEGSSNYGGMPGLYVMKSFILVFAAVIALQGLAMIGRSILVLKQREDLIPEDYRYEEHA; translated from the coding sequence ATGAAATACCTAGCCTTGATGGTCAGGTCGCTGTGCCATCTCAATCGCTTGCTGGGGCAAGTGTTTTCCTGGTTTACGCTGGCCATCGTGCTGGTCTGTTTTACCGTCGTCGTGCTGCGTTACATCTTCTCCATCGGCTTTGTCTGGATGCAGGATCTGTATGTCTGGCTGAACGGTGCGATGTTTATGGGCATTGCCGGTTACACGCTGTTGCGTGAAGGCCATGTTCGCGTCGATGTGTTTTACCGTACGGCACCGAAGACCCGCCGCGCCTGGATCGATATCGGCGGCGCGCTGATTTTTATCACTCCCTTTATCTTCACCATCGTGCACTACAGCACGCCTTACGTGCTGCGCTCGTGGAGCTTTATGGAAGGCTCGTCCAACTACGGCGGCATGCCGGGTTTGTATGTGATGAAGAGCTTTATTCTGGTGTTCGCCGCAGTAATTGCGTTGCAAGGCCTGGCGATGATCGGCCGCAGCATTCTGGTATTAAAGCAGCGCGAAGACCTGATTCCTGAAGACTACCGCTACGAGGAGCACGCCTGA
- a CDS encoding TRAP transporter substrate-binding protein has protein sequence MKRRDVIKKGLMGAGGVAAAATLSAPAIAEERITWRMVTTWPRNFPGLGVGAQRLANRITEMSGGRLTVEVYAAGELVPALGAFDAVIEGSAEMSHGAAYYWQNKSRATSFFTGVPYGMTSRELSAWIRYMGGQEIWDEVYDQFGVKGFMSGDTGTQAGGWFRKELNSLADIDGVRFRTPGLGGQVWERLGATVVNMAGGEIYQALQSGALDAAEFVGPYNDLALGFYQVAKNYYMPSFVEPGLATEAVVNKSKFAALPADLQKIVEYACQAEYDQVASDFYANDPIALQTLVNQHGVQVRYFPEDILRAGAEAAKDILGELRNSNDALTKKTADSYFQSLAILRTRTEQVDGRFLQAREQFFQP, from the coding sequence ATGAAAAGACGTGACGTCATCAAAAAGGGTTTGATGGGCGCGGGCGGCGTTGCAGCGGCCGCTACTCTGTCAGCCCCGGCCATCGCCGAGGAGCGCATCACCTGGCGCATGGTCACCACCTGGCCGCGTAACTTCCCGGGTCTGGGCGTGGGCGCTCAGCGTCTGGCCAACCGAATCACTGAAATGTCTGGCGGCCGTCTGACCGTCGAAGTCTATGCCGCAGGCGAACTGGTTCCAGCCTTGGGCGCGTTCGATGCGGTCATCGAGGGTTCCGCTGAAATGAGTCATGGCGCTGCTTATTACTGGCAGAACAAAAGCCGTGCGACTTCTTTCTTCACCGGCGTGCCTTATGGCATGACGTCCCGTGAACTATCTGCCTGGATTCGTTACATGGGCGGCCAGGAAATCTGGGACGAAGTGTACGACCAGTTTGGTGTGAAAGGTTTTATGTCTGGCGATACCGGCACTCAGGCCGGCGGCTGGTTCCGCAAGGAACTGAACAGCCTGGCCGACATCGACGGTGTACGTTTCCGGACGCCGGGTCTGGGCGGCCAGGTTTGGGAGCGCCTGGGCGCGACCGTGGTCAACATGGCCGGTGGCGAAATCTATCAGGCGCTGCAATCCGGTGCTTTGGATGCCGCTGAATTCGTCGGTCCGTACAACGACCTGGCACTGGGCTTCTATCAGGTTGCCAAGAACTACTACATGCCGTCGTTCGTAGAGCCGGGTCTGGCGACCGAAGCTGTGGTCAACAAATCCAAGTTCGCGGCATTGCCGGCTGACTTGCAGAAGATCGTCGAGTACGCCTGCCAGGCGGAATACGATCAGGTGGCGTCCGACTTCTACGCCAACGATCCGATTGCGCTGCAAACTCTGGTGAACCAGCACGGCGTGCAAGTGCGTTACTTCCCGGAAGACATCCTGCGTGCCGGTGCCGAAGCCGCCAAGGACATCCTCGGCGAATTGCGTAACAGCAACGATGCGCTGACCAAGAAAACCGCCGACAGCTACTTCCAGTCGCTGGCAATCTTGCGCACCCGTACCGAGCAAGTGGACGGTCGCTTCCTGCAAGCGCGCGAGCAGTTCTTCCAGCCTTAA